The following DNA comes from Patescibacteria group bacterium.
AAGTCTGGCGACATATCTTCAGGAGGTTAAGGATTCAGATAGTATTAAGCGATATATTGATTTCAAATAAAAATTGTTAATACTAAAAAAGCCGCCTCATTCTATCGAGACGGCTTTCACTGGTTTTGGAGTCACCTATTGGGTTTGAACCCACGACTTGCAGTTTATCCGTCTGCCAAAGCCTCAGCCCACGGCCGGAGTTGAACCGGCAACCTACGGTTTACGATACCGTTGCTCTGCCAATTGAGCTACATGGGCTTAGGTTATGGCGGTCGGGCGATACTGTTACTTTGTCAATCGAATTAAGGTGACCGGCAAAAATAGTGAATTATGGAGCGGGAGACGGGGATCGAACCCGCGACCTTCTGCTTGGGAAGCAGACATTCTACCACTGAACTACTCCCGCGAACAATAGATTGCACCCGTGAAATAGGTGCCTAAATTATATAGATTTAAGATGAAAAAATCAATATCACTTATATTATTAATGATTGTTTTGCTTTGCGGTTTTCCGGGGAAAATATATAGCCAGGACGCATCGGTCGATGTTAGCGAAGACGGAATAAGTATCTATTCATCTATAATTGATCCGATCTTAAAGAAAAGACAACACGTCGTCGCTTTGCCTGACGATGGGTTTTATCTAGAAATTAGCAACAGTGCTTTTAAAAAATCCACCGAGATTGTGATAAAAAAGCGAAAAGAAATTTTGTATCAGTTGCCGGAAAATTTTGTAGCACTAAGCGATTTTTGGGAGTATGATATAGTTGGAAAGAATGAATATGACAAAAAGACAGCTATTTTATTTCGTCTTGATAGTGCCAAAAGTGACTATTTGAAAAAAATTATATTTTGGAACGGAAAAAGCTGGCAGGAATTGCCGAGTAAGATCGTAGATATAGAATCGGGAAAGGTGGAGGCAAAGGCGTATTTACCTTTCCTTCGTTTTTTGGTCGTAGCCGACATGACAAAAATATCTCAGGGACAAGCGAGTTGGTATCGTTATAAAAGTTGTTTATGCGCGGCTTCACCTGATTATCCTAAAGGAAGTATTTTGCGGGTAACTAATATTGAAAATAGTAAATCGGTGGAAGTAAAAGTAAACGATTTTGGTCCGGACAGATCCGTGCATCCAGACAGGGTGATCGATCTTGATCTGGTGGCTTTTGGGAAAATAGCAAAAAAAGGAGCTGGGCTGGTTAGCGTTTTGGTTGAACCGATAAAGGTTAATACAAAAAATAAATTATGATCAAGTTTAAAAATATTAGCAAAAGTTATCCGGGTAACATATTGGCGGTAAAAAACATCAACCTTCATATTAAGCCGAAAGAGTTTGTTTCTATCGTTGGTCAGAGTGGCACCGGTAAAACAACTTTAGTTCGTTTGCTGATAGCCGAAGAAACACCTGATCGAGGAGAGATAACGGTTGGTGGCTGGAACATCACTGATATTAAGCGCAGTGAAGTGCCGTTTTTGCGCCGGCAGATCGGAGTGGTTTTTCAAGACTACAAACTTTTGCCGCAAAAAACCGCTTATGAAAATGTCGCTTTTGCGCTAGAGGTTTGCGGTACTCCAACTAAACGTATTCATACGGTTGTTCCGCAAGTGTTGCGGATAGTGGGATTGGAAGGAAAGGGCGGTCGTTATCCGAAACAATTATCCGGCGGTGAAGCGCAACGCGTGGCGATCGCTCGAGCGTTGGTGCATCGGCCGAAGATTTTAGTTGCTGACGAACCGACGGGCAACCTCGATACGATTAATACTAGGGAAATTGCCGATTTACTTTTAAAAATTAATGAATTTGGTACTACTGTTTTGTTGGTTACTCACGACAGGGAAGTGGTTAACTATGTTAAACGCAGGGTGATAACCATGGAAAACGGGGAAGTGATTGGCGACCAACATAGCGGTAAATACGTATTATAAATTTTTTTATGTCTTTTATCTATCGCATCATCAAATTTGCCGTTCAGGATTTTTACCGCAATATTTGGCTGTCAGTAGTTACTATCAGTATTTTGATTTTGACCCTGCTTTCCATTAATGTTTTAGTGGTTTTTAACAATCTGGCTAACACCGCTGCGGCAATTATCGAAAGCAAGGTTGATGTCAGTATTTATTTTAAACCAAACACTTCCATTGATGACATAAACAAGGTGAAAAGCTATATCATGGATTTGTCGGAGGTGGACAGTGTAGAATTTGTTTCCCAAGACGATGCCTTGGCGAGATTTAAAGAAACTCACAAAGACAATTCAACCATTTTAGAGGCGATTGACGAACTGGGAGATAATCCTTTGGGGGCTACGCTTAAGATCAGGGCTAACAAAATAGAAAATTATCCCGTGATTCTAAGCGCTCTTGATAAGCCGGAGTTTAACCAGTCTATTACCAGTAAAAACTACGAAGATCGGCAGGAAATGATCAGTAAAATTTCTTATTGGACTAAAACCGGAGAAAAAGTGGCGTTTATATTTATATTGATTTTTGTTTTGATTTCGGCGTTGATTGTTTTTAACACAGTCAGGGTGGCGATTTATACTCATCGAGAGGAAATCGGTATCGAAAAACTGGTCGGAGCGACCAACTGGTTTGTTCGTTTGCCGTTTATTTTGGAGAGTGTTATTTTTAGTTTTGTCAGTTGCGTGATTACTATTGTTATTATTTATCCGTTGCTCGGTTTTATTCAGCCGCATTTAGCGCAGTTTTTTTCTTCCAGTAGTTTTGATATTATCGGTTATTTTAATAACAATTTTATTGTTATTTTCGGCGCTGAGTTTTTGGCGATTTGCATGTTGAACACCGCAGCCAGTCTAATGGCGGTAGGAAAGTATTTAAGAGTGTAATCGTTATCTCTTGACTTTAGGTTCTAATCCGTATAAAATAATTACTAATT
Coding sequences within:
- a CDS encoding septal ring lytic transglycosylase RlpA family protein, coding for MKKSISLILLMIVLLCGFPGKIYSQDASVDVSEDGISIYSSIIDPILKKRQHVVALPDDGFYLEISNSAFKKSTEIVIKKRKEILYQLPENFVALSDFWEYDIVGKNEYDKKTAILFRLDSAKSDYLKKIIFWNGKSWQELPSKIVDIESGKVEAKAYLPFLRFLVVADMTKISQGQASWYRYKSCLCAASPDYPKGSILRVTNIENSKSVEVKVNDFGPDRSVHPDRVIDLDLVAFGKIAKKGAGLVSVLVEPIKVNTKNKL
- the ftsE gene encoding cell division ATP-binding protein FtsE, whose translation is MIKFKNISKSYPGNILAVKNINLHIKPKEFVSIVGQSGTGKTTLVRLLIAEETPDRGEITVGGWNITDIKRSEVPFLRRQIGVVFQDYKLLPQKTAYENVAFALEVCGTPTKRIHTVVPQVLRIVGLEGKGGRYPKQLSGGEAQRVAIARALVHRPKILVADEPTGNLDTINTREIADLLLKINEFGTTVLLVTHDREVVNYVKRRVITMENGEVIGDQHSGKYVL
- a CDS encoding permease-like cell division protein FtsX, with the translated sequence MSFIYRIIKFAVQDFYRNIWLSVVTISILILTLLSINVLVVFNNLANTAAAIIESKVDVSIYFKPNTSIDDINKVKSYIMDLSEVDSVEFVSQDDALARFKETHKDNSTILEAIDELGDNPLGATLKIRANKIENYPVILSALDKPEFNQSITSKNYEDRQEMISKISYWTKTGEKVAFIFILIFVLISALIVFNTVRVAIYTHREEIGIEKLVGATNWFVRLPFILESVIFSFVSCVITIVIIYPLLGFIQPHLAQFFSSSSFDIIGYFNNNFIVIFGAEFLAICMLNTAASLMAVGKYLRV